A segment of the Nostoc sp. TCL26-01 genome:
AACCCCAGACTCAATCTCAACAGACCTTCTGACTAAATTGGCAAGGTATACTGGTCTAACAGTATACTCTGAGGTGAAGTAGGGTAGGGATGTAGGTTCACGGAGATTGAGTTTCCCTCTGATTTTTGGTGATTCGACTAACCGATGATGAATGGTTATAAATAAAATTTACTTAAATGTGTTAGTGCAACAGCAACAACGGGCAAACTTAATATGCAACATCATCTGGTTTTTATGCCAGGTTCAAGATATGTATGGAGTAGCACTAAAATTGATCGCTGGAGGTGAGGCAAGATTTGACTACTAAGCATCAAATCTGTCAAGCAAAAACTGATAATGGAAATAATCGCACTGCGCTAACGCAAATGGCAGTCTTGATCAGCCGTTGAGGCAAATTACTGTGAACAAATTCTCCCTAATCAGATTATCCTTTATCCGACTGCCATTACAGCAGGAAAGCGGTGCATGAAATCCCAAGTAAACAGTAAGCCGAAAATTTTGGTTGTTGATGATGAACCAGACAACCTTGACTTGCTATACCGCACCTTCTATCGTGACTACAAGGTGCTGAGGGCAACATCTGGCCCTGCGGCACTGGATCTGCTGGCGCAAGAGGGAGAGGTTGCCGTCATCATCTCAGATCAGCGAATGCCGATCATGAGTGGTACAGAATTTTTGAGCCTGACAGCTACCCAATATCCAGATATTATTCGGATTATTTTAACTGGTTATACTGACGTTGAAGATTTAGTAGAAGCAATTAATGCTGGTAAGGTATTCAAATATGTCACTAAACCTTGGGAAGCAGAAGAACTCAAGGCAGTAGTACGTCAAGCGCTAGATACGCACAATGTTCTCAAAGCTCGTACCCGCGAACTCACCCGGACACTGCGGCAAGAGTCACTGCTGAACACAGTGACAAATACAATTCGCAGCGCTCTTGACTATCGACAAATTTTGCAAGCAATTGTCGATACAGTTGGTCATATGCTGGAAGTGGATGTTTGTTTGCTGCGTCCGTTTCAAGATGAGCAATTGGTAGATGAAGGATTTATTTACCAAAAAACAGATTTGTTGGCTGCCGATGTACCAGAAACTCAAGCAAGTGAGAAATTAGACCATAATTCTACCTCCTTGTCTCTGTTAGCTGAGACAGTATGGGAAACCCGTGAGGTACAAGTCATTCATGATGTGACAGGTGATGCAAGGATTCACGGAGATAGTCAAGAGTTGCAGCAAAGAGCGATCGCTTTTGCTGCGTCGAATATCTGCTCTAGCTTGGTTGTACCTCTGATTTGTCAGCAGGAACTCATGGCAGTGTTAGCACTGCATCAGTGTTCTCAGACTCGTGTTTGGGGAGAGGAGGAAGTACAGCTAGTTCTGATGGTGGCAGATCAGGCTGCTTTAGCTTTATCACAAGCTTATGCCTACGAGCAAGTACGGGCGCTAGCCAAGCGAGAATCTCTAATTAATACGATTACAACAGCTATTCGCTCTAGCCTCAATCCTCAAGATATTTTTGCAGCCATTACTCAACAATTAGGACAAGCCTTACAAGTAGACGGTTGTGTGTTGTCTTTATGGACTGAGGAAGATGAGTTTGTTCAATGTGTAGGCTTATATAATAGTTCTCAACATAGTTGTGATTTGCATTTGCTCACCCATCCGCAAAATGCCAGTGATCACCGTCAACAGATAAATTCAGAATTACTAGCATCGCCAACACCAATTCCAGCAAATCTGATTTTACAAGAAATATTACGGACACATGAGCCTGTGGTAATTACTGGCATGAGCCACACCACTTGGGAAACTAAGGGGTTTGACCTACCCTCGAATATGCCGACAAGTTCGTTGATGGTTGTGCCTTTACTGGCTGATGGTAAATGTATCGGCAGTATTAGCTTACATGAAGGCTGTAAAGATAGACGCTGGTTATCATCAGATATTGAGTTAGCAAAAGCCGTGGCTGCACAGGCAGCGATCGCTGTGCAACAGTCACATTTATACCAAAAAACCCGCGAACAAGCAGAGCGCTTACTGCAATTAGATAAACAAAAAACCGAATTTTTCCAGAATATCTCCCATGAATTTCGCACTCCCATCACCTTAATTCAAGGGCCTTTAGAGTCGGCGGTGAGTGCAGGTGAGGGATTATCTGCGGCTCAAAGTGCGATCGCTCTGCGTAACTCTAGACGGTTGTTAAGATTAGTCAACCAGCTTTTAGATTTGCAACGTTTAGACGCTGGCAGAATGCAGCCTAACTTCCGTCCTTGCGATTTAGTCGATTTTGTCAGTCAAATTGCTGAATCTTTTCGTCCCTATTGCGAAAAAAAGGCGCTACATTTAATTACTCAATTGGATGAATGCCCCAAAGTTTATATAGATATGGAGAAATTTGACAAAGTGGTTTACAACCTGCTGTCAAATGCCATGAAGTTTACACCCGAAGGCGGCACAATCAGCGTCAAATTGCAATCGGAAGGCAACTACTGCATATTGCAAGTACAGGATACGGGAATTGGTATTGTCCAAGAACAAATCCCCCATTTATTTGAGCGCTTCCGTCAAGCTGAAGGTTCGGAAAATCGCTCTTATGAAGGTAGTGGTTTAGGTTTAGCTTTAGTGAAAGAATTAGTAGAACTGCATGGTGGTAAAGTTACCGTTGAATCAGTTTATGGTCAAGGTACAATCTTTACTCTTTGGCTGGTAGTTGGTAATGCTCA
Coding sequences within it:
- a CDS encoding response regulator produces the protein MKSQVNSKPKILVVDDEPDNLDLLYRTFYRDYKVLRATSGPAALDLLAQEGEVAVIISDQRMPIMSGTEFLSLTATQYPDIIRIILTGYTDVEDLVEAINAGKVFKYVTKPWEAEELKAVVRQALDTHNVLKARTRELTRTLRQESLLNTVTNTIRSALDYRQILQAIVDTVGHMLEVDVCLLRPFQDEQLVDEGFIYQKTDLLAADVPETQASEKLDHNSTSLSLLAETVWETREVQVIHDVTGDARIHGDSQELQQRAIAFAASNICSSLVVPLICQQELMAVLALHQCSQTRVWGEEEVQLVLMVADQAALALSQAYAYEQVRALAKRESLINTITTAIRSSLNPQDIFAAITQQLGQALQVDGCVLSLWTEEDEFVQCVGLYNSSQHSCDLHLLTHPQNASDHRQQINSELLASPTPIPANLILQEILRTHEPVVITGMSHTTWETKGFDLPSNMPTSSLMVVPLLADGKCIGSISLHEGCKDRRWLSSDIELAKAVAAQAAIAVQQSHLYQKTREQAERLLQLDKQKTEFFQNISHEFRTPITLIQGPLESAVSAGEGLSAAQSAIALRNSRRLLRLVNQLLDLQRLDAGRMQPNFRPCDLVDFVSQIAESFRPYCEKKALHLITQLDECPKVYIDMEKFDKVVYNLLSNAMKFTPEGGTISVKLQSEGNYCILQVQDTGIGIVQEQIPHLFERFRQAEGSENRSYEGSGLGLALVKELVELHGGKVTVESVYGQGTIFTLWLVVGNAHLPAQQVLETPVELNINRASVELADLELLETADNLDSESIHLSSIAETHHSPLTTPHSSPTNPHSILVVDDNPDLRTYVADILRRSGYHVYTARNGYEGFGKAQEITPNLIVTDLMMPLVTGLEMIRMIRDEDKLKGTPIILLTAKVDEETRIESTEYGSDAYLAKPFNDRELLAEVRNLLALKANERRVLELNTYLTESVLKRFLPPVLVSKAAAGALSLDLRPEPRLITVLFSDIVGFTQLANTLRSRRVAELLNEYLEAMTKAVFDNGGTVDKFMGDAILALYGAPEELTPNEQVRRAVNTARAMHSSLAQLNKRWQDQGIFDTHDYGGVQFRCGIHQGTAVVGMFGSAERADYTAIGPSVNIAARLQSAAVPGTILVSAAVADYLQDEEITKGSPLKLKGVDETVLTFAVTPELVVSR